The following are encoded in a window of Terriglobales bacterium genomic DNA:
- the rplS gene encoding 50S ribosomal protein L19, whose amino-acid sequence MQRPKIHLPGVANRRNSERSPAAVGATYVRKELIMSISPIMAKVAEKLQRKDIPQVSPGDTVRVQVRIKEGDKERLQAFEGVVIAKKGGPQASLTVRKISFGQGVERIFPLNSKVIDKIEHVRSSRVRRAKLFYLRGLKGKSARLREVES is encoded by the coding sequence ATGCAACGCCCCAAGATTCACCTGCCAGGCGTAGCGAATCGTAGAAATTCCGAGCGTAGCCCGGCAGCGGTCGGTGCGACGTATGTGCGAAAGGAACTCATTATGTCGATTTCACCGATCATGGCTAAGGTTGCGGAGAAGCTGCAGCGTAAGGACATCCCGCAGGTCTCTCCAGGCGACACTGTTCGCGTTCAAGTAAGGATTAAGGAAGGCGACAAAGAGCGTCTGCAGGCCTTCGAGGGCGTCGTCATTGCGAAGAAGGGCGGTCCTCAGGCCAGCCTCACGGTTCGCAAGATCAGCTTTGGTCAGGGTGTGGAACGCATCTTCCCGCTAAACTCCAAAGTCATCGACAAGATTGAGCACGTTCGCAGCAGCCGCGTTCGTCGCGCGAAGCTGTTTTATCTTCGCGGGCTTAAGGGCAAGTCGGCTCGACTGCGCGAGGTTGAGAGCTAG
- a CDS encoding ribonuclease HII — protein MSTLKLRLLKKLKCTSKYEKLAWADGAQLVAGVDEVGRGALFGPVVAAAVILKPDYRIRGLRDSKLLLPEVREVLAERIREHCIGYSIASVDAARIDEINIYWASLEALALAVKSLQPVPDHVLVDALKINIEQKQTKIIHGDALSCSIAAASIIAKVERDRWMRDFDGQYPLYGLASNKGYSTPKHKAILREHGPSPLHRQSFAPVWMAQAEQTPDLFAEIQEEVEEPALDESMLEDPALMDSASVLLPS, from the coding sequence ATGTCCACGTTAAAGCTGCGTCTGCTCAAGAAACTGAAGTGCACTTCGAAGTATGAAAAGCTTGCTTGGGCGGATGGTGCACAGCTCGTCGCCGGAGTAGACGAGGTCGGGCGCGGAGCGCTTTTTGGGCCCGTTGTTGCGGCCGCAGTAATTCTGAAACCGGATTACCGTATTCGCGGCCTGCGCGATTCCAAGTTGTTGCTTCCGGAAGTGCGTGAGGTTCTGGCGGAGCGGATTCGCGAGCATTGCATCGGTTATTCCATCGCGTCGGTCGACGCCGCACGCATTGACGAAATCAACATCTACTGGGCTTCGCTCGAAGCCCTCGCGTTAGCAGTGAAGAGTCTCCAGCCCGTACCAGACCACGTCCTCGTCGACGCTCTCAAAATCAACATAGAGCAAAAGCAGACGAAAATCATTCATGGCGATGCACTGAGTTGTTCGATTGCGGCAGCGTCGATCATTGCCAAAGTGGAACGTGATCGCTGGATGCGGGACTTCGACGGGCAATATCCGCTGTACGGCCTCGCTTCCAACAAGGGCTACAGCACTCCCAAGCACAAGGCGATCCTGCGCGAGCATGGACCATCGCCACTGCATCGACAATCGTTCGCACCGGTGTGGATGGCTCAGGCAGAACAAACGCCCGATCTGTTCGCGGAAATTCAGGAAGAAGTGGAAGAGCCAGCTCTGGATGAATCGATGCTTGAAGACCCGGCCTTGATGGACTCCGCTTCGGTGTTGCTACCGTCCTGA
- a CDS encoding EamA family transporter, giving the protein MSSIPATSVAAPSKFIRVLAYAAIYFLWGASFLAIRVIVASVPPLLAAGVRFFCAGLILFVWAAMRGAALPKLYEWRSALLLGVGMFACNYGPLFWAEQRVASGIAAIVSALIPVWIAAFEWMKSRSRTPVPLIIGTVSGLGGVTALSLTPGHASGKIGLLPLAALLFGTVAWAVGTIWSQRLSLPASKPMAASIQMLLGGVTLMLVSLALGDLRRFSFSTVDGRVVFSMVYLILGASIIAFTAYVWLLGHDEPTRVASYAYVNPVIAVLLGWLLGGEKLSIQVILGMILVLVGVTAVLRQRRIIEQ; this is encoded by the coding sequence ATGTCTTCAATTCCGGCGACTTCCGTCGCCGCTCCATCGAAGTTCATTCGCGTTCTCGCGTACGCTGCGATTTACTTCTTGTGGGGAGCGTCGTTCCTCGCGATCCGCGTGATAGTCGCCAGTGTGCCACCGCTGCTGGCTGCCGGCGTACGCTTTTTCTGTGCTGGCTTGATTCTCTTCGTTTGGGCTGCAATGCGTGGAGCTGCACTGCCAAAACTGTATGAATGGCGCAGCGCTCTCCTGCTCGGAGTAGGCATGTTTGCCTGCAATTACGGTCCACTCTTCTGGGCGGAGCAGCGCGTCGCCTCAGGCATCGCCGCTATCGTTTCGGCGCTAATTCCGGTTTGGATTGCGGCATTTGAGTGGATGAAATCTCGGTCGCGGACACCCGTGCCTTTGATCATCGGTACAGTTTCCGGCCTGGGTGGCGTTACTGCGTTGAGTCTGACGCCGGGGCACGCGTCGGGAAAAATTGGACTTCTGCCATTAGCCGCGCTGCTCTTTGGAACCGTTGCCTGGGCCGTGGGCACTATCTGGTCGCAGCGATTGTCACTTCCTGCCTCGAAGCCGATGGCAGCGAGCATCCAGATGCTGCTCGGAGGAGTAACGCTGATGCTGGTTTCGTTAGCATTGGGGGACCTGCGGCGGTTTTCCTTCAGCACAGTCGATGGTCGCGTCGTCTTCTCAATGGTTTACCTGATACTCGGCGCCTCCATCATCGCTTTTACCGCGTATGTCTGGCTGCTGGGGCACGATGAGCCCACACGGGTCGCTAGCTATGCATACGTAAATCCTGTGATTGCAGTGTTACTAGGGTGGCTGCTGGGTGGGGAAAAGCTCTCTATCCAAGTGATTCTAGGCATGATTCTTGTGCTGGTCGGCGTTACTGCTGTGTTGCGACAGCGCAGGATCATCGAGCAGTAG
- the trpB gene encoding tryptophan synthase subunit beta: MARAGRFGPYGGRYVPETLMAALEELEAVYESVKQDQEFQNEFERLLRQYAGRPTPLFYAARLTEKLGGAPVYLKREDLLHTGAHKINNCIGQGLLARRMGKRRIIAETGAGQHGVASATVCALFGFECVVYMGSEDMRRQELNVFRMRLLGAEVRPVNSGSCTLKDAINEAMRDWVTNVRTTHYLLGSVLGAHPYPVMVRDFHRCIGRETRQQILEQAGRLPNAVIACVGGGSNAMGVFYEFLPDKQVKLIGVEAGGRGSDLGEHAARFRGGSPGVLQGTYSYVLQDDAGQIATTHSVSAGLDYPSIGPEHAALHDSGRAEYVAASDAEALEACVTLARTEGIVPALESAHAVAECIRRAPAINKDEIVIVNISGRGDKDMGILTKELKL, translated from the coding sequence GTGGCTCGAGCCGGGCGATTTGGCCCGTACGGCGGGCGCTATGTTCCCGAAACTTTGATGGCCGCCCTCGAAGAACTCGAAGCCGTATATGAGAGCGTCAAACAGGATCAGGAGTTTCAAAATGAATTCGAACGGCTCCTCCGACAATACGCCGGGCGCCCCACGCCGCTGTTCTATGCTGCGAGGTTAACCGAGAAACTAGGCGGCGCCCCCGTTTACCTCAAGCGCGAGGATCTTCTTCACACCGGCGCGCACAAAATTAACAACTGCATTGGCCAGGGACTTCTGGCGCGGCGCATGGGCAAGCGTCGCATCATTGCCGAAACCGGCGCGGGCCAACACGGCGTTGCCAGCGCCACCGTCTGCGCGTTGTTCGGATTTGAATGCGTGGTCTACATGGGCAGCGAGGACATGCGGCGCCAGGAGCTGAACGTATTCCGCATGCGTTTGCTGGGAGCTGAGGTGCGGCCAGTCAATTCGGGTTCCTGCACTCTTAAAGATGCCATTAATGAGGCGATGCGAGATTGGGTCACCAACGTTCGCACTACGCACTACTTGCTTGGATCGGTGCTGGGAGCTCACCCATATCCCGTAATGGTGCGCGATTTTCATCGCTGCATCGGCCGTGAAACCCGCCAGCAGATACTGGAGCAGGCAGGCCGGCTCCCGAATGCTGTGATTGCTTGTGTCGGAGGAGGCTCCAACGCGATGGGGGTCTTCTATGAATTCCTTCCCGACAAGCAGGTGAAGTTGATCGGAGTTGAAGCCGGCGGGCGCGGTTCTGATTTGGGAGAACACGCCGCGCGTTTCCGCGGCGGCTCGCCTGGAGTGCTGCAGGGAACGTACTCGTACGTGCTGCAGGACGATGCCGGACAGATCGCCACAACGCATTCGGTCTCGGCTGGCCTCGACTATCCGTCCATTGGCCCGGAGCACGCCGCTTTGCACGATTCCGGTCGCGCGGAGTACGTCGCGGCCTCGGACGCTGAAGCCCTCGAGGCGTGTGTGACCCTTGCCCGGACAGAAGGAATTGTGCCCGCGCTCGAATCCGCACATGCAGTAGCCGAGTGCATTCGGCGCGCGCCTGCCATAAACAAAGATGAAATCGTCATAGTGAACATCTCCGGGCGTGGCGATAAAGACATGGGAATCCTGACGAAAGAGTTGAAGCTCTGA
- the trpA gene encoding tryptophan synthase subunit alpha, with product MIAFEHKPGLVAYLTCGDPDLATTRAVALAAIDAGADVIELGVPFSDPVADGPVIQRASERALRFGTSLTQCIALGADLRKARAKAGLIIFSYLNPILRIGVSSFAQQLASARIDGALITDLTIEEADEYIATMRAHDLATIFLAAPTSTDGRLKAIAELSRGFVYAVSRTGITGEQQQIAADAAQLVMRVRRFSSLPVAVGFGISNTTQFQAVGEFADAAVIGSAIVTIMEKHGRNSAEPVANFIRGLRVEKSVAQAER from the coding sequence ATGATCGCCTTCGAGCACAAGCCGGGGCTGGTCGCCTATCTCACGTGTGGCGATCCCGATCTCGCGACTACGCGCGCAGTGGCGCTAGCAGCCATCGACGCTGGCGCAGATGTCATCGAGTTGGGCGTACCGTTCAGCGATCCCGTCGCCGATGGACCAGTGATTCAAAGGGCGAGCGAACGAGCGTTGCGCTTTGGGACGTCGCTCACGCAATGCATCGCTCTCGGAGCCGATCTCCGCAAAGCCCGTGCCAAAGCGGGACTGATCATTTTTTCCTACCTTAACCCAATCCTGCGCATTGGTGTCAGCTCGTTTGCGCAACAACTCGCCTCGGCCAGGATTGACGGAGCACTGATCACCGACCTCACAATTGAGGAGGCGGACGAGTACATAGCGACGATGCGCGCTCACGATCTCGCGACGATATTTCTGGCAGCTCCGACTAGCACGGACGGTCGCCTGAAGGCCATCGCAGAGCTGTCTCGCGGCTTCGTCTACGCGGTCTCGCGAACCGGCATCACCGGCGAACAACAGCAGATTGCCGCGGATGCCGCGCAATTAGTGATGCGTGTTCGCCGATTCAGCTCGTTGCCCGTCGCAGTCGGATTCGGGATCTCAAATACGACACAGTTTCAGGCCGTCGGCGAATTTGCCGATGCCGCGGTGATTGGCAGCGCAATCGTAACCATTATGGAGAAGCATGGGCGCAATTCCGCGGAGCCCGTGGCAAACTTTATCCGCGGACTGCGCGTCGAGAAGTCGGTCGCGCAGGCGGAGCGTTAA
- a CDS encoding dienelactone hydrolase family protein gives MRRVLLLVALFACVQAAAAQDWARAKVEKSPRHREWVTVKHDGRSVETFVVYPESKDKRPVVLVIHEIFGMSDWVQNLADELAEAGYIAVAPDLLSGAGPNGGRTNSFSDQSKVTEAVSHLNPDQVTADLSAVADYAKKLPAANGTLFVTGYCWGGGQSFRFATNRSDLKGAFVFYGPPPDKDAMKRINVPVYGFYAGNDARIDATIPQTKENMAAAGKTYDPVTYDGAGHGFMRAGEAPDASEGNKKARDDAWARWKSLLAK, from the coding sequence ATGAGACGAGTTTTGCTGCTGGTCGCATTGTTTGCATGCGTTCAAGCTGCCGCTGCGCAGGACTGGGCGCGCGCGAAGGTTGAGAAGTCGCCGCGCCATCGTGAGTGGGTGACGGTCAAGCATGACGGGCGCTCGGTGGAGACCTTTGTTGTGTATCCGGAGTCGAAGGACAAGCGGCCGGTGGTTCTGGTGATTCACGAAATCTTCGGCATGTCGGACTGGGTGCAGAACCTCGCCGATGAACTCGCCGAGGCTGGATACATCGCCGTGGCTCCGGACCTTCTTTCCGGAGCTGGGCCGAACGGCGGCCGAACCAACTCATTTTCAGATCAGAGCAAAGTAACTGAAGCAGTGAGTCACCTCAATCCCGACCAGGTCACCGCCGATCTGAGCGCTGTCGCCGATTATGCGAAGAAGTTACCGGCAGCGAACGGAACGCTTTTTGTAACCGGTTACTGCTGGGGAGGTGGTCAGAGTTTTCGCTTCGCTACCAACCGCAGCGACCTAAAGGGGGCTTTCGTATTTTATGGGCCGCCCCCTGATAAAGATGCGATGAAGCGCATCAATGTCCCGGTATACGGCTTTTATGCTGGTAACGACGCGCGCATCGATGCCACGATCCCACAAACCAAGGAAAACATGGCTGCCGCGGGCAAGACTTATGACCCGGTAACCTATGACGGAGCAGGGCACGGCTTTATGCGCGCCGGCGAAGCTCCCGATGCGAGCGAAGGCAACAAGAAAGCCCGGGATGATGCCTGGGCGCGATGGAAGTCATTGCTTGCGAAGTAA
- a CDS encoding TetR/AcrR family transcriptional regulator, whose protein sequence is MPRLTSSDRRKQILEVATELFGRHGFDGVTTRQIADGAGITEAMVFRHFATKDDLYWEVLSAKCSPDEVKKRLEERLQQDVEPREIFTAIARYVLNRNLQDPAKSRLLLFSALENHRLSQRFFKTHMSEWYELLAAYIRRQIEDGKFRKVDPVLAARGFVGMVFHHYLVQELFGGGKYQSYDVEEVAQTMAELWLNGICCETEQDSLQTTLTGSRSRKVPLTISPSEKI, encoded by the coding sequence ATGCCCCGGCTCACATCATCAGACCGCAGAAAGCAGATATTAGAAGTCGCGACCGAACTCTTCGGGCGCCATGGGTTTGATGGCGTGACCACGCGTCAGATCGCGGATGGAGCGGGCATTACTGAGGCGATGGTCTTCCGGCATTTCGCCACCAAGGACGATCTGTACTGGGAAGTGCTTAGCGCGAAGTGTTCTCCCGACGAAGTTAAAAAGCGTCTCGAAGAGAGACTCCAGCAAGACGTCGAACCGCGAGAGATCTTTACCGCCATCGCGCGTTACGTTCTGAATCGAAATCTGCAGGATCCTGCCAAGAGCCGCCTGCTGCTCTTCAGCGCACTGGAGAACCATCGGCTATCGCAGCGCTTTTTCAAGACACATATGAGCGAGTGGTACGAGCTGTTGGCTGCGTACATTCGCCGGCAAATCGAGGATGGCAAATTCCGGAAAGTGGATCCCGTGCTCGCGGCGCGTGGATTTGTAGGCATGGTCTTTCATCATTATCTGGTTCAGGAACTGTTCGGGGGCGGCAAGTACCAGAGTTACGACGTTGAAGAGGTCGCCCAGACCATGGCGGAATTGTGGTTGAACGGCATTTGCTGCGAAACGGAACAGGACAGTTTGCAGACTACGCTAACCGGTTCGCGCTCCAGGAAAGTTCCCCTCACAATTTCCCCTTCTGAAAAAATCTAG
- the trpC gene encoding indole-3-glycerol phosphate synthase TrpC, with protein sequence MASILQQIVSETRVKLSEGVSPSRRRELEKMAANHKPRGFRRALMEADANGPAVIAELKKASPSRGLIRDDFSVVQLGPEMAKAGAAALSVLTEEKHFQGGLENLRIASQHVTIPCLRKDFIVDEIQLLEARAYGGDAALLIVAALSDAELRTLSAAARDLQLDILCEVHDEEELERALAAGFDTIGVNNRDLRTFQVSLETSIRLNARIPLKALRVAESGIHSGADIARLRGIGYQAFLIGESLMRQPSPGDALRKLRADAAQLAGKHEVARQ encoded by the coding sequence ATGGCGTCCATTCTTCAGCAAATCGTCTCCGAAACGCGAGTGAAGTTGTCGGAAGGCGTGAGTCCTTCTCGTCGTCGCGAACTGGAGAAGATGGCTGCCAATCACAAGCCGCGCGGCTTCCGGCGGGCATTGATGGAAGCCGATGCGAACGGGCCAGCAGTGATCGCTGAACTGAAGAAGGCGTCGCCATCGCGTGGTTTGATTCGCGACGATTTCTCTGTTGTCCAGCTCGGGCCGGAAATGGCCAAAGCAGGCGCCGCAGCCCTTTCAGTATTGACCGAAGAAAAGCACTTTCAAGGTGGACTCGAAAACCTGCGAATCGCTTCGCAGCACGTGACGATTCCATGTCTGCGCAAGGATTTCATCGTCGACGAAATTCAGTTGCTCGAGGCACGCGCATATGGCGGCGATGCTGCCTTATTGATCGTGGCCGCTCTGAGTGATGCCGAACTCCGAACCCTCTCCGCAGCAGCCAGAGACTTGCAACTCGACATCCTGTGCGAAGTTCACGATGAAGAGGAGCTCGAACGAGCGCTCGCCGCAGGCTTCGACACAATTGGCGTAAACAATCGCGATCTGCGGACGTTCCAGGTTTCACTCGAAACTAGTATCCGCTTGAACGCGAGAATTCCCTTGAAGGCGCTACGTGTGGCGGAGAGCGGCATTCACAGCGGCGCGGATATCGCCCGGCTGCGCGGGATTGGCTATCAGGCATTTCTCATAGGCGAGTCACTCATGCGCCAGCCAAGTCCCGGAGATGCGTTGCGCAAGCTGCGCGCTGATGCCGCCCAGCTCGCCGGCAAGCACGAGGTGGCAAGGCAGTGA
- a CDS encoding BlaI/MecI/CopY family transcriptional regulator, producing the protein MTKNAQWQLGRRERQIMDIVFKLGRASVTQVQSELPDPPSYSAVRAMLGFLEDKGYLRHEQNGLKYVYTPTTDRQKARTSALEHLVRTFFGGSATEAAAALIELPNTGLAEKERLRLLSAIQKAKQEGR; encoded by the coding sequence ATGACGAAAAATGCACAGTGGCAACTAGGACGGCGGGAGCGGCAGATCATGGACATCGTATTCAAGCTCGGTCGGGCTTCCGTGACTCAGGTGCAGTCAGAGCTGCCCGATCCTCCGAGCTACTCCGCGGTACGCGCGATGCTCGGATTTCTCGAAGATAAAGGCTATCTCCGGCACGAACAGAACGGTCTTAAATACGTCTATACACCGACCACCGATCGCCAGAAGGCGCGGACTTCCGCGCTCGAGCACTTAGTAAGAACATTTTTCGGCGGCTCTGCCACCGAAGCAGCGGCCGCTCTGATAGAGCTGCCCAATACGGGACTAGCGGAAAAGGAACGGCTGCGCTTGCTCTCGGCCATCCAGAAGGCTAAGCAGGAGGGACGCTAA
- a CDS encoding phosphoribosylanthranilate isomerase has translation MTWIKICGTTNERDAVIAIRAGANALGFIMAESPRQVTDTAAYSIGTIVPKGVETIGVFVNESVETLVQTARFCKFSGVQLHGDEDAYYIAQVRTQLEGVKIVKATTVDRLEGASDSKPDAWLIDSSPGPQRGGTGKTFAWREAQPMIKKLREPVIVAGGLNVENVEEALEVLQPWGVDVVSGVESYPGRKHPGLVTQFIDSVRQFDAANGAKIAQKGQRR, from the coding sequence GTGACCTGGATCAAGATCTGCGGGACCACGAACGAGCGAGACGCTGTTATCGCGATCCGCGCAGGCGCCAATGCGTTGGGCTTCATCATGGCCGAGAGCCCCCGACAGGTTACGGACACCGCAGCGTATTCGATTGGAACCATCGTTCCGAAAGGTGTAGAGACAATCGGAGTCTTCGTAAATGAGAGCGTCGAGACCCTTGTGCAAACGGCGCGCTTTTGCAAATTCTCCGGCGTGCAATTGCACGGAGATGAAGACGCATATTACATCGCTCAAGTCCGAACGCAATTGGAAGGCGTGAAGATCGTGAAAGCCACTACGGTGGACAGGCTGGAAGGCGCAAGCGATTCAAAGCCGGATGCCTGGCTCATCGATAGCAGTCCTGGTCCGCAGCGCGGCGGCACCGGTAAGACATTCGCCTGGCGCGAAGCCCAGCCGATGATCAAGAAACTCCGAGAGCCGGTCATCGTCGCCGGCGGCCTCAACGTCGAGAATGTAGAAGAAGCGCTGGAAGTCCTACAGCCTTGGGGCGTGGATGTGGTGAGCGGAGTCGAGTCTTATCCCGGACGAAAGCATCCCGGTCTGGTTACGCAATTTATCGATTCAGTGCGCCAGTTTGACGCTGCTAACGGCGCCAAGATCGCGCAGAAGGGACAGAGAAGGTGA
- a CDS encoding PilZ domain-containing protein: MTSYESALIPKGMFFILNAMRPDLPSVQTRFGKSAERQAPRFKVDFAIRVITGPATGVSTFQGRAHDLSERGLSMYAPAEFEEGQQVHLEFIPPFSRKCLRLLAIVRSRSGNRYGLELRNVHHDAAEELSRACRTLSLTAQ, encoded by the coding sequence TTGACCAGTTACGAAAGTGCATTGATTCCCAAGGGGATGTTCTTCATACTCAACGCGATGAGGCCCGACCTCCCCAGTGTGCAAACCCGATTTGGTAAGTCAGCCGAGCGGCAAGCGCCACGCTTCAAAGTTGATTTCGCGATACGTGTGATCACCGGACCTGCGACAGGAGTTTCTACGTTTCAGGGCAGAGCACACGATCTGAGCGAAAGAGGCCTCTCGATGTATGCCCCGGCCGAATTTGAGGAAGGCCAGCAGGTACATCTCGAATTCATCCCACCATTTTCGCGAAAGTGTCTTCGGTTGCTGGCCATTGTGCGCAGCCGTTCGGGAAACCGCTATGGCCTGGAGCTTAGAAACGTGCACCACGACGCTGCGGAAGAGCTCTCCCGAGCTTGCCGAACGCTGTCACTCACGGCGCAGTAA
- a CDS encoding M56 family metallopeptidase has translation MISNITQALAHSAPWLFAIVVKGTILLLVTTAVAQLLRNRSAALRHLLHSAAMTSLLLLPGAALLLPSLRLAVLPTTTGQVQSSPAATLQMNAPRARSMRKSPNVGGVIAPSPEVTIPRSAATEEPVTSAQRAPESSSPLGQGMTRLSTLNWSGALVAAWIFGSTLFLLRMIWLSLRLHALVRRSMPVEAITLGSRLRWLCRDLGIHREVVLLASHELDVPIAAGIFNPKIILSPQSGEWSETRRRAVLCHELAHVKRLDAFTQLIAGVASALYWFHPLVWIAARAMRAERERACDDYVLAFGTPASDYAHELVEIVSTLRRPQPAAALAMARRSQLEGRVLALLNPSVRHGTLTRGMAAVVSLALFAFALPLAAARLQERPAPTAPVSRTSSPAPAPEATKPAIVGSSRQEPAPPSEPSSPPEPALAPAEPNEPISAAGSSVSFEYHNNSDHQDSTSNPAPFVCFGGKNAQHTNISSHTEDDGRRNWSASWSGGPCTVDARSSGIVRFNAEATGIESISPGGYFEVNERIGDTWRRLRIDPSANGQLAFVYKVNGTQQEFDSAARTWFGNFLRELERVTGFAASTRVPALLAEGGPQAVLTEISNLKADYVRQVYFKTLFENATLPAPLLVKALDQARNEISTDYSLAQVLLTIAEKYDLNEEAQRVAFLNGASKLRTDYEHSRVLIQLLKRPKLSPQLVRATLESAKTIHTDYEKSRILTTLASLSSFDESEISTYLDLASSISTDYEHSRSLMALMEHNKLTAAAVTQILKSASSIGTDYEKSRVLLALSASNSFDEKQIGTYLTLVDSIGTDYERSRDMLALMQQHKLGAESVARIIAETQKMGTDYEKARVLTEAAKRYELKGSVREAYIKAANSIGTEYERNRTLAAATKREII, from the coding sequence ATGATCTCGAACATCACCCAGGCGCTGGCGCATTCTGCACCGTGGTTGTTCGCCATCGTTGTGAAAGGCACGATCCTACTTCTCGTCACTACAGCGGTCGCTCAACTTTTGCGGAATCGCTCCGCTGCGCTGCGCCATTTGTTGCACTCCGCTGCCATGACGAGCCTGCTTCTGCTGCCTGGAGCAGCCTTACTGTTGCCCTCGCTGCGACTGGCCGTGCTTCCCACCACTACAGGCCAAGTGCAAAGCAGTCCGGCAGCTACGCTGCAAATGAATGCTCCACGCGCGCGAAGCATGCGGAAGTCGCCTAACGTCGGCGGTGTAATTGCGCCTTCGCCAGAGGTAACGATTCCTCGTTCCGCAGCCACTGAAGAACCTGTCACATCCGCGCAACGTGCGCCTGAATCTTCTTCCCCATTGGGGCAAGGGATGACACGCCTATCGACGCTGAACTGGAGCGGAGCTCTGGTTGCTGCCTGGATCTTCGGCTCGACACTCTTTCTGCTTCGAATGATTTGGCTCTCTCTGCGCTTACACGCGTTAGTCAGGCGCTCTATGCCTGTAGAGGCGATCACCTTGGGCTCTCGTCTTCGCTGGCTGTGTCGAGATCTGGGCATCCATCGTGAAGTCGTACTCCTCGCCAGCCACGAGCTCGATGTGCCTATCGCCGCCGGCATCTTCAACCCAAAGATCATCCTCTCTCCGCAGAGCGGTGAGTGGAGCGAAACCAGACGCCGGGCGGTGCTTTGTCACGAACTGGCACACGTGAAGCGGCTGGACGCGTTCACGCAACTGATCGCCGGAGTCGCGTCAGCTTTGTATTGGTTTCACCCATTGGTCTGGATCGCCGCTCGCGCGATGCGTGCGGAGCGCGAGCGTGCGTGCGACGACTACGTGCTTGCGTTTGGCACACCTGCCTCTGATTATGCGCACGAGTTAGTAGAGATTGTCTCTACATTACGGCGTCCGCAACCGGCTGCCGCGCTTGCTATGGCACGCCGCTCGCAACTGGAAGGACGAGTATTGGCGCTGCTGAATCCCAGCGTCAGGCACGGTACTCTGACACGGGGCATGGCTGCTGTCGTGAGTCTTGCGCTGTTTGCGTTTGCGCTTCCATTAGCTGCGGCAAGACTGCAAGAGCGTCCTGCCCCTACCGCTCCTGTAAGCCGCACGTCCTCTCCGGCGCCCGCTCCAGAGGCCACGAAGCCCGCAATTGTGGGCAGCAGCCGGCAGGAGCCGGCACCCCCATCTGAACCTTCTTCGCCACCAGAGCCCGCGCTTGCGCCAGCTGAGCCGAACGAACCCATCTCGGCCGCTGGGTCTTCCGTAAGTTTCGAGTACCACAACAATAGCGACCATCAGGACTCAACTTCGAATCCTGCGCCCTTTGTTTGCTTTGGTGGCAAGAATGCACAGCATACCAACATCAGCAGTCACACTGAAGACGATGGTCGTCGTAATTGGTCTGCTTCCTGGTCGGGAGGTCCGTGCACGGTCGACGCGCGCTCTAGTGGCATAGTTCGCTTCAACGCCGAAGCCACGGGAATCGAGAGCATCTCCCCGGGAGGATACTTCGAAGTCAACGAACGGATCGGCGACACTTGGCGGCGTCTGCGCATTGATCCCTCGGCGAATGGACAGCTCGCGTTTGTTTACAAGGTCAATGGCACGCAGCAGGAATTTGATTCTGCCGCTCGCACCTGGTTCGGAAACTTTCTCCGGGAGCTGGAGAGAGTCACGGGCTTCGCTGCAAGCACGCGTGTCCCTGCCCTGCTTGCAGAGGGCGGTCCGCAAGCTGTCTTGACCGAAATCTCGAATCTGAAAGCCGATTATGTTCGCCAGGTGTATTTCAAAACATTGTTCGAGAACGCCACGTTGCCGGCGCCTTTGCTGGTGAAGGCGCTTGATCAGGCTCGAAATGAAATCTCGACTGATTACAGTCTGGCTCAGGTTCTGCTGACGATCGCCGAAAAGTACGATTTGAATGAGGAAGCCCAGCGTGTTGCTTTCCTCAATGGCGCGAGCAAGCTGCGCACAGACTACGAGCACTCTCGCGTACTCATCCAGTTGCTAAAGCGGCCAAAGCTGTCGCCCCAACTTGTGCGCGCTACGCTGGAATCGGCAAAGACGATTCACACTGATTATGAGAAGTCACGCATTCTCACAACTCTCGCGAGCCTGAGTTCGTTCGACGAAAGCGAAATCTCTACTTACCTCGATCTCGCCAGTTCCATAAGCACAGATTACGAACATTCGCGCAGCCTGATGGCCCTGATGGAACATAACAAACTGACTGCGGCAGCAGTAACTCAGATTCTGAAGTCAGCCTCTTCGATCGGGACTGACTACGAGAAGTCTCGCGTCCTTCTGGCCCTAAGTGCGTCGAACAGCTTCGATGAGAAGCAAATCGGGACGTATCTCACTCTTGTAGACTCGATCGGCACAGACTACGAGCGCTCGCGAGACATGCTTGCACTGATGCAGCAACACAAGCTCGGTGCGGAGTCAGTAGCACGGATTATCGCTGAAACGCAGAAGATGGGGACTGATTACGAAAAGGCTCGAGTCCTCACCGAAGCTGCAAAGCGATACGAGTTGAAAGGATCCGTAAGAGAGGCGTACATCAAAGCCGCTAATTCGATCGGGACGGAGTATGAACGCAACCGCACGCTGGCGGCGGCCACGAAACGAGAAATTATCTAA